Within the Miscanthus floridulus cultivar M001 chromosome 2, ASM1932011v1, whole genome shotgun sequence genome, the region acttagatagtgatgcaagtggaaacatggtggatcaaaagttgtatcggtctatgattggaagtctactctatgtgaccgcatcaagatcggatgtcatgtttagtgtatgtatatgtgcaagatttcaagcctcgccaagagacagtcatttgaaggctacaaagagagttttgaggtacttgaagcatacaccaaatgttggtttgtggtatcccaaaggagcaaagtttgagctagttggttactccgactcagattatgcgggatgcaaggttgaaagaaatagcacattgggcacatatcaattgttgggaagatcacttgtctcatggtcatcaaagaagcaaaatagtgttgtattatcaaccgccaaagccgaatatatatccaccggtagttgttgtgcacaagtactttggatgaaggccactttgagtgattttggaatcaagttcaagaaagtgccattgctatgtgacaattagagtgcaatcaagttgaccaataatccggttcaacatgcaagaacaaagcacattgatgtctgccaccatttcataagagatcaccaacaaaaaggggacatttgcattgagagtataggcaccgaagatcaacttgccgatatattcaccaagccattggatgagaaaatgttttgcaagctaaggaatgagttgaacatattggatttctcaaatatgtgttgatgcaaccccctacttatatgacatgcctctccttcgagcaatcaaggtaaaagttgattggcatggcatacattcttgctaaggacatgtttagtgcatgtaGACAttctcacatttaataggctcattcacgaaaattaaatgaatttgatgattgtatggtaccactattgcttctatgcttattttgatctagtggtagcatatgacatgtttgtgcgCTTGTAAAcgtagtgtttgatctagaaaataagctctaatTGTTTAACTCAATaaggtataagataacccttatttggagatgtgaagaagcttgtccttggatcaaaccgagttaaatatctttggtaaatgatctagattggaccaaatttgggaaatgatcctcacctcattgattgacattaataacctttgtggtaattgatgacaaagagggagaaatagtgtacaaagatagtgaaaacacaacaagggggagagaaacaaagatttaAGTGATAGGAGgaaaatttgacatagggggagagatatgacaaaggaaagggatcaattaaaattttgagcacaaaagtagggggagcaagctcatgaacttgtatggtgcatttaaatgtgcattttatatgtttgcttgcatggcacaagttttaaatgtcaatatccatgcttgtgtggtgcatgatcgttgtaggtttgaatgatgacatgaaaaactagcatgcataggttatctagtgattttattttcaagtggcatcgagctaaccatggtgttaaggatggtatattggtgtactccgattggtatcacgcttcaaaggtccatcttttataccttagcatcatttggtagacattgtctcctatatttcctatctaagcatatgtgcaagctacaatccaaactcttagcacatatgtagggagagcaattgctaccatatgaaattcatgaaacttgtccatatcctttacacatggtaaatatgtttggacaagcaacatagattcaattgaatttcaattcatatctttgtgtaagggtggtcatcaattaccaaaaaggggaagattgaaagctctagtttggttttggtaaattgatgaaactctaagtgctaacctagtttatcaaagtgattatgagataggtggcactactccaagtgattgcCTGTTGTCTGCTGATGTTGCTGATATATTGACTAAAATACAACAGTGTCTTACAATAAGCAAAAGGTCACTCATTCTTAACCTTGATAGGTATTATTACATTACAATATAAGCAACTAAACACCGAAAAAACTGAGAAAACAAGTTTAATTTCTACAACTTAGCCTTTGAATGTAATATTATCCAATACAATGGTTTTGCATCTTTAACTTAACAAATGTATCAACTTGTCCTCAATCCTGAATTATGAATGCAATGAGATAACAAATAGATGAATGCCACGGGCTGAAGTGCTGAACCAACCAGAGCTCATTCTCCAAGAGCTGAACCAACCAACAAATCAACAAATAGATGAATCTGtcttgttcgcttgaactacttcagcGGTACTTTTCAGCGGACggacagtattttcctctcacaataaatcagcataagccaaatttcagcgaaacgttGCTATGTCAGGAACATACAAAACTGACTGCATCAGCCAACACAAGGAAAAGAGATATAAACATATTTGACATTAACGACGCCGCCACGCCCGTCAGACGCTCTGAAAATCTCAACGCCTGGCTCTAGTAGTTGTTCTGAAAATCTCAGTTGGTTTAAGGAACAAGGTTTGATTCCTCATGGTTTAAGAGACAGAGGGGGAGTTCAGATTCAGTTGAGGCAGTTTAACTGAAACTCTCAGTTTCAGAGCTACTGACATAGCTACTTTGATCAAGTATTTAATGTCCAGTTACTGTACCATTGCTACAAACAATCATGTTTTTCGTCAGTCTATACACTACACTTGCGAACAACACCAAATTTGTGTATTGGCTTATAGGTGAAATCCATTTAAATTGAGCTTCAAAGTTTGAAAAAACGCTGCCCTGTCAGACATTCAGTTTCAAATTCCAACAACAGCGGCTGATGACTATTTTAACTAAGCGGTTACTGATTAGTTTCTTTTTCTACTTTCAGCAACAAATGTGTTTATCTAAAGTTCAAACTTGGTACTTTTGAACTACAGAACATTAGTAAATGTCCAAACTTTTTGCACCACTAAAGAATGAACAATGCAAACCTTTTAGCTAATCAAAGGTTTTTTTTTATTGCAGTGAACACAATAAATTTCCAATCTTACAAATTGAATTAAATTTTTTGCACTACCTTATTTATTTAGATTAATTCACAAACTTTCTGCCGTAAACACAATAAAGAATGAACAATTAATCAAAAGCGAGTCATAGAAGTATTACTCAGTGTCATCCTCTGTCGATTGTTGATGTGCAGAACACTGCATCTCATGATTCTCTGAGCTTTCAGTAGTACCAAACATTTCACTGGACCTCATGGCAATGTTCAGAACGTCCTCCCATGCCTCTGCAGCTATTCAGTGAATTGTTTAGTTCATAGTTTAGCCGGCCGAAATTCTTAGATTACAAGTGCAATGCGTGAGTCAAAACTTTACAGAGGCCTGTAACCTGTGATGCTCGACAATAGCAGCATCGATCCAATTGGGCACGTGGCGACTGGCGAAGCTGACTCGCCATCGATCTGTTTTTTTCTCATCAGGTTGAACACACGACATAAATGGAAGTGACAATCTCGAGTTCAAATCTGGAAGAGAACTCAACTTCCAGGCACCAACACAGAGCAGGACAAAACCGACCCAACCCCGCCCCGCATCCCCGCCGGCGTGCGCACGCATCGGGCATCGCATTCGCACCGACGTCCACGGCCCCAAGCGCCAAAGCGCCGTCGCGCCATCCCCGTCCCTTCCCCACCCGCTCTGCCGTTGCGCTGTTCCCATCCCGCCGACCCGCTGCGCCACCGCCACGCTCCCCCATCtccatccctaaccctaaccccagccCCACCACCCCCACCCACCAACCCACCAGGCGACGCGGCCGCGGCGCCCCTCTAATCTCCCTCGCTTCCGCTCCACGCCGCACCCCCggccgcctgcctgcctgcctaacCTCGTGCTGCCCGCGATCCCGCCCCTTGCCCCAGATCTTGTGGCGCCTTCGCCGCTCGAGCGCGCGCTCACGGGTCAAGTGCAGGCGGCCGCTCGGTCGGCCGGTCGGCCGATGGTTTCGGCCGCGGCGCAGGCGGGCGTGGTCGCGGCGTGCGTCGTGCTCTTCGTCCCCATGGGGCTGGCCGGCTGGCACCTCAGTCGCAACAAGGTGCTCTTCTTCTCCGGCGCGCTCTTCATCTCGCTTGCCGTCGGGGTCCACCTATCCCCGTACCTCCCCTCCCTGCCCCACCtcgcctcctccttcctcctcccccaccccggcgcCGCGTCCGCCTCTGCCTCCTCCGGGTCTTCCTGCGTCCCGTTTCTGCACCGCATGTCGTGGTCTgacgccgccggcgccgctgACGACGGCTCGAGAGGCGGAAAAGCGCGGGCGTGGTCGTGGCCGCCCTTGCTGGCGTCCGCCTGCGGGTTCGCGCGGCTGTCGCGTGACGACGCGTCGCTGCTGCTCAACGGCTCGTGGGTGATGGTGGCCGGGGACTCGCAGGCGCGGCTGCTCGTGCTCGCGCTTCTCCGCCTCCTGCTCGacccggccgcggcggcggccgccgagcCGGAGCTCTTCCGCCGCCACAGCGACTACCGCGCTGCCGTCCCCGCGCGGGGCATTTCCGTGGACTTCGTCTGGGCGCCCTTCGAGAGCAACCTCACGCGTCTGCTCCGCGAGGATCTGCGCCTCGCGCCGCGCCTCCCCGACGTGCTCGTCCTCGGATCGGGGCTGTGGCACATGCTCCACGTCACGGACGCCGCGAGCTACGGAGGCGCACTGGCGTCCGTCGCAGGCGCCGCCAAGTCGCTCCGCTCGCAGCTTCCCGTGCCGCCACCACATATGTTCTGGCTCGGCTTGCCGCACCTCGTGAACCACATGCTCAACACAGACGCCAAGAGGGCACACATGAACGGCACCATGCTGCATGCCTATGATCGTGAGGTCGATCGGAGGGGTGTTTTGCGAGGTGATGGTGGCCCGTTCCTGCTGCTTGATGTGGGGAAGCTCACCCAGGGGTGCGGGCAGCAATGCACGGCTGATGGTATGCATTATGATAGTGATGTGTATGACGCTGTCATGCATATCATGCTCAATGCTCTGGTGATTGAGTCCCAACAAAGGATTTGAGTGGGTGGGGGTTCTTGAACAGGTTTGTCCCCACCCCCTGTTCTTTTTTGGTCAGTTACAATACACGGGTAACTAGAAATTGTTGTGAACTAGGAAGGTTCTTTGATTGCTTCAACATTTTGGTCGCTTGCCAGAAGTCACCACCCTTGAATTGCTCAACCTTTAGATTGTAAAATAGGGATATCTTAGAACCACACTGTCTTTTGCTGAATGGCAAACTGAACTGGCTGTACTGTATACTTTTTCTTGGGGGAATAActaatgccctgttcgcttgagctacttttcagtcatggaacagtgtttttctctcacaacattttagcataagcatcagcataagccaaatttcagcttAAGCGAACAGGGTAATTCCGACACGAAGATTGTGAAATACTACGAAATAGTCAATTTTTCATTTTGGCAACATAATTTGTCCTTGCCATGATAACTTCAAGAACTTATTGGATTGTAACTGTGCTACTCTCTCTTAATATAATTAAATGCACTCCATCACTAATTCTAGGATTTGTGTTATTCTGAATCTCTAAGCCTATCACTATGTTGCAAGCTGAGTGCATTATGCATGGTTGAATACGCAGCAATCATGCTAGACCGGTGATGGTTCTAACAACGCTTAGTACTACAGCACTGTGCGCTCTATCCTTCCTGTTCAAGAAGTAGGGTTAGTGCCATAATAATGTGCAATATACTCTTCAGAACTAAGATTTAATTATTTATCTCACTCAGGGGTGGAGCTACTATGTATAAAGCTGTGGTGCAGGTGCACCCAcagcaaaattaaaaaaaaaatagtgATTGTGATCAAATTTTCACCATAAATGCACCCTCATAGTAAAAAGTTATGCACCCACACGACAAGTCCACCCCCTCGAATTTGCTCTAGCTCCGCCCCTGATCTCATTTAATCTTTGGTTTTCATTATGCACCTTTATACTTGTCAGTAATTAGCTTCAACTGAAGGATAACTAGATTTCACTAGATCAAATAAGTCTTACGTACTTACAGTGGACTGTGGTAATTTGGCATCTATAACTTTATGctgtatctctctctctctctctctctctctctctctctctctctcttttctggGTTATTGCAATATTCAATGTGATGTTCTAGTTTCGTAAGTTGTAAACTAGTTGCACTGGAATAGTGGAATTTGAAACTAATGTGAAGCAAATGCTCCACCGTTCATCCATTCTTCTTTGCCTGCAAAACTTCTGTAGAAAATCCCAATGTTTGTGAGGTCTTGTTATGGTGGTTCATCAAGAAGGCACTTAGATGCTATTTCGTTTTCTTTATGAGCTAGTCTGTATTATATAGCCCTGTTAGCAATTTTTCACACTAAATACAGCCATTAGTTCGACTCACTTTGGTCAGTCTTTCAGTAAAGGTGTCCCTGTGCAGGTAAGAACCTGTTTTTGGGTGCCTTTTCTCTACTTTCAAGCAATGTGTTCGGCATGTCTCTCCCCTTGGGTCGAGTTTTAGTATTTGAGTAAAGGTACACAATATATTCCTGCCTGCATGCCTTGtttggcctatatatatatatatatatatatataacaatttgCGGTGATCAGATAATGGCAGTCATATTGGTACTGAGCAAGCACTGAAATATGCTGTTGCTTTGCTTCGTGAACCCTGTTtacctttgttagaattataGATCCATGGTTTAGTTGCCCCATATGGTGCCCGAAGATGTGTGTCTTCTGTGTTGTATTCTTTTCATGTTGAACTCATCAAATGCCAATATATTTTACAATGAACTGGGGGACCTGCTGGGACAGTACGGCACAATTCATATACTGTTCTTTCTATACTGAATTGAGCAAAGTGAAAACAGTAAGCCGATGATGGTACCATTTTACTTGAAGTATTTTTGATGTTTTCAAGACTCACCAACATGGAAGATAGAGAATTGTGTACTTTCATGGCTGCTTCACAAAGTGTTTGATCTCCAGGTCATGTTTACCCTGCTTGGCCTAATCCAATTTACAGGATTTTGATGGAAGAAATTCATGTGAGCTCATGCACACATAAGCCTGTGTTGTTTCAGGATACAACATGGTGAGCAGGACCAGTTGGGCACGTGCTCCAGCGACTGCAGGTGCATCAGAGGAGGCGCAGCAGTTTTTACTCTCAAAACTTCCCAACGCTTGCTCTCCTCCTACAACTCCAGTGTATCTGATCCGAGGCAAGCAAGGATTGGGTTCTCTGGACAAGCCTTGTCAGGATGGCGTGCCTGAGAGAGCAGGTCAGAGTTTAAGAAGGACGAGCTGCTGCGGACTGCAGTTGGGTTTAGACTGCAGCTGTGCCGGCATATGTGCGGTGCTTCCATTTGCTTCGACGAACTCCAAACTGTAACAAAGAGGCGTTGGCATATCTTTAGCATACGTGTATGGTATTGCATGGCTTTGATGCCTTAGTTTTTAAGCCAATTCATTTGAAGGGTATTGCATGGTTTTTCTAAATTCACAGTTTTTTTTCTATACATTTAGATATGTACTATGtttacatagtaaaagcaatgtagaAAACCCAAAACACCTTATAATTTCAAACGGACGGAGTACAAGGTATTTAGTACTCTTGTTCCAGATTGTAGTTTGTTTTAGTTTTGTTTTAGGTCATTTTTCtttttaactttaactaaatttGTAGAAAATGCATCAATATCTATGACCATATCCACCATGAAATCTGTGTTTACAGTGCATTATTTGGTATTGGACTATTAGTGTATTGctggtaaagatggcaacgggccccgatacccgatatcttatgggtatttgatccattaggggacgggatagaatcatatctttacccgtgggcatctaaatgggcaagaatccatcatCGACGCGTATAGCGGGTACGAAAACGtttcctgtttacccgtccccgttacccgttggggaacccgactatttgagctgtcatgcgagtattaggcccaaagaagcttaacataggtattttggcctaaatttgaacaatcatatatatagtttgtgtgttctaggaaccttagtttaatttttcctcaccatctccgtcagcagcatagcacgcctgcctcacgagcgctcgtgcccctcgcttccttagTTCGGTCTCTGCCacttttgctcgtcctcctcgcaacctcgcttctTCTCCTcgacatctccgagactccggCATTTATgtccgggtgaagaagaaacgtctccaattgcaaagctgcgaccccaagtgtcattgtttatcgggtatgcagtacacgtcgggtatctgttacccgaccgatgcccgacgggtacggggatgggcaagaatctatactcgagacagttaacggggacggggacggggatgggtaAGAATTTATACtcgagacagttaatggggacGGAGACAGGATGAATTCTCAGTAGCGGGAAAGAGAACGTTCCggtgatacccgacgggtatatccccgttgccatccttaattGCAGGGGCAGCCTGTGTGCCTATTGGTGACTCGTGTGCATCAAACTGCAAAGGGTGCGGGTCGAACCTTTCGTGAATACGCTCCGCCACTCGAATCTGGTAACGGATCGGAGCGGGTCGACTCtcaccctgttcgtttgttggtttcagccagcctaaaTCAGCCAGttaacagtattttcctctcacaataaaccagcatcagccagcccaaatcagcccagaaaccaaccagcaaacagaCCGTCTGAATAGAAGAGGTGCAGCAAGGGGCACGACCCATTGACCCCTGGTTCGACCCAGTCCTCTCGCTGCTTGCCTGCCAGCTGCATCCTCCGTCCAACACATCCAATCAACGCCCTGACGGGCTAATCGGCAAGGCGTGGCGATGGCTGCCTGGTGACCCGGACCACGCGGCAACGTCCAGCAACGGCGGCGGGAAGGGAACAGCAGGCGACGACGACATGGAACGTCCGGCGGAGGAGGACAGGTGGTTGCGGGAGGCGCTGGCGTAGCTGGACCTATGGTCGAACAGGTGGGAGGCAATAATGGAGGTGCTCACGCTGATGCAGGCGTAGGTGGTGGACAGATTGAAGGAGGTTCTCGCCGAAGTCTATGGAGAAGCGCATGGTCGGGCCGAAGTCGAGATCGCCGCCAAAGGAGTCGTGCCTCGCCGTTCGAGAGGACGTCTCTATTCTTTTCGGGCATGACGACGACGTTCTTGGTGGCCGAGGACGGGAGCGAGCGCTCGCGAAACGATGGTCGCGTGGTGAGCTCCGACAGGGTTCGTCCGTCAATTGAGCGCCTGGCGTCTGGAGTCACCGCCTGCAGGTGCCCCCCTGGAGCCGCATCGCATGTACAACCCCGATCACCGGAGGGAGTCGGTGTCTGAAGCGATGTCTGCGCCGCTGTGCACAGGCGGAACGCTGCACTTGGCGAATGGCGAGCCTAACATTGACGGACTTGCCTTATGTACGACGGACGCATGGATTTGCTAGCAGCCTGGCGTGGTCAGGCAGAGGCACACAGGCAACAGCCTGACGCCCTGGCCAGCAGAGAGGGTCGACCCTGGCTACCCGCGGGGCGGTTTGACCCGTGAACCGCGTTTGTCAATGGTGTGGCGACGGGTCTTGATTAGGTGCGCagcacatcaaatcttgcggcatatgcatggagtacagacgaaaaaaaactaattgtacagttgggtgagaaatcgtgagacgaaactttcgaacctaattagtctataattagacactaattactaaatacaaacgaaagtgctacagtagccaaaaacctaaatttttttgcatctaaacgcgccctaagaaGCTAAGTTTCAGGTTTTATGGGCCCTTCAATATTTTGGCCGGAGTTGAGGCCGTGGTCTACAAACTAGACCTACCAGATGATTGTCGTATTCACACAGTGATTCACGTATCGCATTTTAAGTGCCACATGCTGGCGTTAGTACCATTGGATTTTGATATCAGCTCTATACCTGAAGATCCGTCCGAAGAGGTGTACCCAATTCAGTTTCTATCATCTAGGAAGATTTAGAAAGGAGCCTCAACATTGTCCCAGTTTCAGGTTCGCTGGTGTGGCCATTCTCCTACTCTAACATCATGGGAGGAGGCTTCTGCGAGTCCAGCTTGGGGTCAAGCTGGATTTGGAGGGACAGGGAGTGTTAGGGTTTAGAAGAAGAATGCGGAGATAGATTGTTGGTCGTCCGTCAACTTAAGAAACACCATTGTTAGAAACAGGTggcttagttttttttttatcaaGTACAACTTGGACGCATACAACCCACACACTCCACACTTACATCACACGCACAAACACGCGTGCGCGTCCGTACACATGTAAAGAAGAGATGCACATGCATTTGTGTACCCTAAAATTTCTAGAAAAATGTGCGATCACTAGGGTTTGAACCATAGTGGGTAGCGTCTCATTGGAGAGCCCTACCACATTCGCACAGGTGGCTGAGTTGGCGATGAGCGGAGGGAAACATTAGTTAGCATTGAGAAGAGCTGAGGTATTGATGATGCAATTATGTACATGTAGGTAAGGTCGGTAGCTAGTTGGGATATATAATATAATGTAACTGTCTGAAATAGAACATGAGTGAATAGAACTATGAGCGGCTTAggttccgttcgcttcgctgaaaaaataagccgaaacactgttccggctgatttgttgtgagagaaaaagcgttgttccggctgaaaaacaagctaaaaagtatggattataagacaagcgaacagagccattTGTTATGCCGCTGTTTTTTTTCCTCCGGACTCATATTCCTCTAATAAATTCTCCACTACTTGTcagtgtttcatacaagcaccggcaagtaaatttatagtaatgcgctttaggctcggatggtgcgctaaaggacacaagatttatactggttcgggccgaatgtccctacgtccagtttgttgctgctcgtgttattagcactgtgaacggtttgtagtaggggtacaaacgatcgagagagggaccagtcccaagtctctgatggaagggttgaaaggaggtcaagagcttggtagcagcttgactgtgtgtctGTCTTGTGTTGTTCGGTCAAAAGTCCGTCCCTTTTATGGAGGaagcgcctccccttttatagatgaaggggctggctttacaagggtgagggctttaggatgcgtactctacctagtcttgtggctcacgtctacccggcctggttctttattctgatgagtgcgaaagaagataagtgcctacaatactgtcgatgcctctgtagactgtcaggttggttacagaatgctgctctacgcagggtatgggctgtattacagtggttttgacttatgagcctccccagccttgctctgcacacattttggttcctatgagtcttcgttggagggacgcggggtcggggtccgaagtagcgccgtgggcaaggtcttctgacttggtggacctgaggggtcgggaagcgggcaccactcccttgggtccatagcgtggcgacggaatatccgtcgttcgtggagatagcaaatccttttctagagcgtagtggttgtcgtatatcttcgtcgggttccgtgtcccagagctgaaggcggcgcctacaacactacagggcgaggagcacgcacctgtaatacctttcagGCTCTGCGACgctcggaagggtctaaagcacctgtcccgttgttccctagcagtacttttcctgccagggcgcagggtatggtccttggagccatggttcacccgaacgtcttgtcttgccctgttcccatcatcatgagggaatggggcgaagttgtcaggtaagatgagaCAAGTCTTTAGACATCGAGCAAGATGAGGCTCGTTCTCGGTCGTCGGGTGAAgcagagaccagtccttatctcttgggcgagatcgagcccgcccctcaggggtcgggcggggcggagtctatccctgagccctcgggcgaggcgaggttGGCCCGAAaggcatcgggcaaggcggagactagcccttagtccttgggtgagaccgagcccgtccaaaggcgttgggcgaggcagagactagcccttagccctcgggcgagaccgagcctgccccaaaggcgtcgggcgagacggagactagcccttagccctcgggcgaggcagagctatcccgaaggc harbors:
- the LOC136528307 gene encoding protein ALTERED XYLOGLUCAN 9-like produces the protein MVSAAAQAGVVAACVVLFVPMGLAGWHLSRNKVLFFSGALFISLAVGVHLSPYLPSLPHLASSFLLPHPGAASASASSGSSCVPFLHRMSWSDAAGAADDGSRGGKARAWSWPPLLASACGFARLSRDDASLLLNGSWVMVAGDSQARLLVLALLRLLLDPAAAAAAEPELFRRHSDYRAAVPARGISVDFVWAPFESNLTRLLREDLRLAPRLPDVLVLGSGLWHMLHVTDAASYGGALASVAGAAKSLRSQLPVPPPHMFWLGLPHLVNHMLNTDAKRAHMNGTMLHAYDREVDRRGVLRGDGGPFLLLDVGKLTQGCGQQCTADGMHYDSDVYDAVMHIMLNALVIESQQRI